From the Saccharobesus litoralis genome, one window contains:
- a CDS encoding sulfatase-like hydrolase/transferase, translating into MVYSEKLKLVYKSLLTLLLLTVFTVQAADKRPNIVVVLSDDAGFTDLGSFGGEIDTPELDKLAQQGMRFSSFYSNARCSPTRASLLTGVDAAHVGFGGGVVGDWVRELPFPAHRGRLPYEQPLISELLAGNGYQTMMVGKWHLGGSYIKNHPEKMRQAWINAHPPSMKLTQEEMELDYLAMPPQRGFQQSFVFPGAQGNLFFRPQDKHEYYEGNQKAKLKYDYDYNMHCYAGNPFSRKHYSACHGKSGKAFYATDGMTDRGVEMIKQASKKDEPFFMYVAYRAPHKPLQAPQELVDKYLAKYSDLQAIADGRHEGVVKQGLFSKDAKTRNNNYMWTKQKPEKIEKYRLQAAVHAAMMEKLDENVGKLIDTLKETNEFDNTLFIYISDNGAASHIGDLMNAPFRGVKALLWEGGARAHGIMSWPKVIEANSISDDVVWVGDLMPTFLEISNTQFPTTFRGKKTKEIDGRSVLPVLKGQEMAPPEAIFFNDKGQQSVIYQGKWKLLIEPGWYLQTLAKPGIAVELYDLSNDPGEVTNLASKHPKLVEKLTAMLDEWTKENKIVNYAEIIKIKPKDPY; encoded by the coding sequence TTGGTTTATTCTGAAAAGTTGAAGTTAGTTTATAAAAGTTTACTAACATTATTGTTATTAACGGTTTTTACTGTACAAGCTGCGGATAAAAGACCAAACATTGTTGTAGTATTGTCTGACGATGCTGGCTTTACTGATTTAGGCAGTTTTGGCGGTGAAATTGACACACCTGAGTTAGATAAATTAGCTCAACAAGGTATGCGTTTTAGTTCGTTTTACAGTAATGCGCGTTGTAGCCCAACTCGTGCTTCTTTGTTAACCGGCGTTGATGCTGCTCATGTTGGTTTTGGTGGTGGTGTTGTTGGCGATTGGGTTCGCGAGTTACCATTTCCTGCGCATCGTGGGCGTTTACCTTACGAACAACCTTTGATTTCTGAGCTTTTAGCAGGCAACGGCTATCAAACCATGATGGTGGGTAAATGGCATTTAGGTGGGAGCTATATTAAAAATCACCCTGAAAAAATGCGCCAAGCGTGGATCAATGCTCACCCACCGAGTATGAAACTAACCCAAGAGGAAATGGAGTTAGATTATTTAGCTATGCCTCCGCAGCGCGGCTTTCAGCAAAGTTTTGTTTTTCCTGGCGCGCAAGGCAACTTGTTTTTTCGACCGCAAGATAAACACGAATACTATGAAGGTAATCAAAAAGCTAAATTAAAATACGACTACGATTACAACATGCATTGTTATGCGGGCAATCCGTTTAGTCGTAAGCATTACAGCGCTTGTCATGGTAAATCAGGTAAAGCCTTTTATGCGACAGATGGCATGACAGATCGTGGTGTTGAAATGATCAAGCAGGCCAGCAAAAAAGATGAGCCATTTTTTATGTATGTCGCTTATCGCGCCCCTCACAAACCATTACAAGCACCGCAAGAATTAGTTGATAAATACCTTGCCAAATATTCTGATCTGCAAGCAATAGCTGACGGTCGTCACGAAGGTGTGGTTAAGCAAGGTTTATTTTCTAAAGACGCTAAAACCCGCAATAACAACTATATGTGGACTAAGCAAAAGCCTGAAAAGATTGAAAAATACCGCCTGCAAGCGGCTGTTCATGCGGCTATGATGGAAAAACTAGATGAAAACGTTGGTAAGCTTATTGATACGTTAAAAGAAACTAATGAGTTTGATAACACCTTATTCATCTACATTTCTGACAATGGCGCTGCGTCGCATATTGGTGATTTAATGAATGCGCCGTTCAGAGGGGTAAAAGCCTTGTTATGGGAAGGTGGTGCGCGTGCTCACGGCATTATGAGTTGGCCAAAAGTTATTGAAGCTAACTCTATTTCTGATGATGTAGTCTGGGTTGGTGATTTAATGCCGACATTCTTAGAAATCTCTAACACCCAATTTCCGACGACATTTCGCGGTAAAAAGACCAAAGAGATTGACGGGCGTAGTGTTTTACCTGTGTTAAAAGGCCAAGAAATGGCACCACCCGAGGCAATATTCTTTAATGATAAAGGCCAGCAAAGTGTGATTTACCAAGGTAAGTGGAAATTGCTTATTGAGCCAGGTTGGTATTTACAAACATTGGCGAAACCAGGGATCGCTGTGGAGCTTTATGACTTATCTAACGATCCGGGTGAAGTGACTAACTTAGCCAGTAAACATCCAAAGTTGGTTGAAAAGTTAACGGCAATGTTGGATGAATGGACTAAAGAAAACAAGATCGTTAACTATGCTGAGATCATTAAGATCAAGCCGAAAGATCCGTATTAA